In Methanocella paludicola SANAE, the sequence TGGCGGCCTTCGTAAGGGTCGTCAGGATACCCCGGAAGACCCAGATCCGCGAGCTAAGGAGCAGCCATATCAACTCGTTCGTATCCATCGAGGGCACTGTCCGTAAGATCACCGACGTCCGCCCCCGCATCATCGTCGCGGCGTTCGAATGTGCCCGGTGCGGCAACCAGATCTATCTGCCCCAGGAAGGCTCCGGCAAGTTCCTTGAGCCCTCCTATTGTAGCTGTAACGAGGAGAAAAAGGGCGTTTTCCGGCTGATGTTCAAGGAGTCGACCTTCGAGGACTACCAGCGCATCAAGATCCAGGAATCCCCGGAGGACCTCAGGGGAGGCGAGCAGCCCCAGACCCTTGATGTCAACGTGAACAACGACCTGTCCGGAGTGCTCACGCCGGGCGAGCGAGTCGTAGTGAACGGCATCCTGCGCTCGGTGCAAAAAATAAACAAGGATGGCAAGACCGTTTATTTTGAGATCTACGTCGATTGTAATTCGCTCGAGTTCGAGGAGCAGGAGTTCGACGAGCTTGAGATCACGCCCGAGGAAGAGGAAACCATTCTCAAGCTGGCGAAGGATAAGGACGTATTCAGGAAGATCATCGGCTCGATTGCGCCCTCTATCTACGGGTATGAGGAAGTTAAAGAGGCTGTAGCCTTACAATTGTTTTCTGGCGTTGTGAAAAATCTGCCCGATGGTACCCGCATCCGGGGCGATATTCACGTCCTGCTGGTCGGTGACCCGGGTATTGCGAAATCGCAGATACTGCGTTATGTTGTTAATCTTGCGCCTCGTGGCGTTTATGCATCCGGTAAGAGCGCATCCTCGGCAGGCCTGACCGCGGCGGCCGTCAAGGACGACTTCGACGGAAGCTGGACGCTGGAGGCCGGCGCGCTCGTCCTCGCCGACAAGGGCATCGCGGCCGTCGATGAGATGGACAAGATGAAATCCGAGGATAGGAGCTCTCTGCACGAGGCAATGGAGAGCCAGACCATCAGCGTCGCGAAGGCGGGCATACTTGCTACGCTCAAGTGCCGCTGCTCGCTGCTGGGCGCGGCGAACCCGAAGCTCGGGCGCTTCGATGCCTTCGAGAACATCGCCGAGCAGATCAACATGCCTCCCTCTCTTATCTCCCGTTTCGACTTGATCTTCATTTTGCAGGACAAGCCGGACGAAAAGCGGGACTCCAGGATCGCGGGGCATATC encodes:
- a CDS encoding minichromosome maintenance protein MCM, with amino-acid sequence MAASVVSSKQKWKEFFTRYYKPDIQQLAVSDAKSKSLTIEFQEIVKFDVRLSEELLKNPDKVIKDAEDAIPLVDLPVKRKVAAFVRVVRIPRKTQIRELRSSHINSFVSIEGTVRKITDVRPRIIVAAFECARCGNQIYLPQEGSGKFLEPSYCSCNEEKKGVFRLMFKESTFEDYQRIKIQESPEDLRGGEQPQTLDVNVNNDLSGVLTPGERVVVNGILRSVQKINKDGKTVYFEIYVDCNSLEFEEQEFDELEITPEEEETILKLAKDKDVFRKIIGSIAPSIYGYEEVKEAVALQLFSGVVKNLPDGTRIRGDIHVLLVGDPGIAKSQILRYVVNLAPRGVYASGKSASSAGLTAAAVKDDFDGSWTLEAGALVLADKGIAAVDEMDKMKSEDRSSLHEAMESQTISVAKAGILATLKCRCSLLGAANPKLGRFDAFENIAEQINMPPSLISRFDLIFILQDKPDEKRDSRIAGHILKSHYAGELGAHRTHNASSFVTDVAVKEAQSPILPEIDATLLRKYIAYAKRNVYPVMTDEARERITKFYLELRKPGEDKNSPIAVTARQLEGLVRLSEASARMRLSDRVNIEDVERTIAITMSSLKQVGTDPQTGNLDIDILTVGVGKSQRERIKDLKNIIMDLAKEYGSGGVPLDKIVEKAAEHGLTKDKVEKEIKKLKEIGEIFEPKVGFYSHT